Proteins co-encoded in one Methylobacterium sp. WL1 genomic window:
- a CDS encoding carotenoid oxygenase family protein translates to MPNFIESSLRTAAEGLVALVAACSRLRLPGTPHPFVVGVHAPMREELTLWNLPVTGTIPAGLDGRYLKMGANPAGPTTRGHDWFLGDGMVHGLCIESGKALWYRNRWIGSRAASAALGRPAAPGPRRGDDTVNTNVVEIGGRAFAVVEAGSYPVALSEDLETQRYDPFDGTLAGSFTGHPHRDPATGETHAIAYDGRIWDRVRHVVISPAGRVVRDVSIPVEHGPCIHDCAITARFAVVLDLPVTFSMRAVLAGHRFPFRWNPTHNARVGLLPRHGTAADITWCTVEPCFVFHVANGYDTTDGQVVLDVIAYETVFASAGGGFDAPGRLERWTADPTTGRVDRRMIDPAAQEFPRIDERLFGQPHRYVYTGSVPADGNTQLVGATRLYKQDLATGERRTHEFGAARVPGEFVFVPAGPEAGEDEGWLVGLVIDTASDTTDFTVLDAHAFEAPPVATVHLGHRIPPGFHGNWFPKHCAG, encoded by the coding sequence ATGCCGAACTTTATCGAGTCCAGCCTGCGCACCGCCGCTGAAGGGCTCGTAGCATTGGTGGCAGCCTGCAGCCGACTACGCCTGCCGGGGACGCCGCACCCCTTTGTCGTCGGTGTCCACGCGCCAATGCGTGAGGAGCTGACGCTTTGGAACTTACCGGTCACCGGGACGATCCCGGCAGGGCTCGACGGACGCTACCTCAAGATGGGCGCCAACCCCGCCGGCCCGACGACGCGCGGTCACGATTGGTTCCTCGGCGACGGCATGGTGCATGGTCTATGTATCGAGAGCGGTAAAGCGCTGTGGTACCGCAACCGCTGGATCGGCTCGCGCGCGGCGTCCGCGGCGCTTGGCCGACCCGCCGCCCCCGGGCCGCGCCGGGGTGATGATACCGTCAACACCAACGTCGTCGAGATCGGCGGCCGCGCCTTCGCCGTGGTCGAGGCCGGCAGCTACCCTGTGGCGCTGTCAGAGGACCTGGAAACCCAACGCTACGATCCGTTCGACGGAACGCTTGCCGGCTCCTTCACCGGACACCCGCACCGCGACCCGGCGACCGGCGAGACACATGCCATCGCCTACGACGGCCGCATCTGGGACCGCGTGCGCCACGTCGTCATCTCGCCCGCCGGTCGCGTCGTGCGAGACGTGTCGATCCCGGTCGAGCACGGCCCCTGCATCCACGATTGCGCGATCACCGCGCGCTTCGCGGTCGTGCTGGATCTGCCCGTCACCTTCTCGATGCGGGCTGTGCTGGCCGGCCACCGTTTCCCATTCCGTTGGAACCCCACCCACAACGCCCGCGTCGGCCTGCTCCCCCGGCACGGCACTGCTGCCGACATCACGTGGTGCACGGTGGAGCCATGCTTCGTCTTCCACGTCGCCAACGGCTACGACACCACGGACGGGCAGGTGGTCCTCGACGTCATTGCGTACGAGACGGTGTTCGCCTCGGCCGGTGGCGGCTTCGACGCACCCGGACGGCTGGAGCGCTGGACCGCCGACCCCACGACGGGGCGGGTCGATCGGCGGATGATCGACCCCGCGGCGCAGGAGTTCCCCCGGATCGACGAGCGCCTATTCGGGCAGCCCCACCGATACGTCTACACGGGCTCAGTCCCCGCCGACGGCAACACGCAGCTCGTCGGCGCGACACGGCTCTACAAACAGGATTTGGCGACCGGGGAGCGGCGCACGCACGAGTTCGGCGCCGCCCGTGTCCCGGGTGAGTTCGTATTCGTGCCGGCGGGGCCAGAGGCTGGCGAGGACGAGGGGTGGCTCGTCGGGCTCGTCATCGACACGGCGAGCGACACGACGGATTTCACCGTCCTCGACGCGCACGCGTTCGAGGCGCCGCCCGTCGCTACAGTCCACCTCGGGCATCGGATCCCACCAGGCTTCCACGGAAACTGGTTTCCAAAGCATTGCGCCGGGTGA